Proteins encoded within one genomic window of Candidatus Nezhaarchaeota archaeon:
- a CDS encoding DUF5320 domain-containing protein, with amino-acid sequence MCGWYRGWCWHVWWCPRHPWPPAWARWPLPPPWAYLTDPREELRMLEGLKALLASELEGVSKRIEELKKLIQEEERK; translated from the coding sequence ATGTGCGGATGGTACCGTGGATGGTGCTGGCATGTATGGTGGTGTCCTAGGCATCCATGGCCTCCAGCTTGGGCTCGATGGCCTCTACCGCCTCCTTGGGCTTACCTAACTGATCCACGTGAGGAACTAAGAATGCTAGAGGGCTTAAAGGCTCTCTTGGCCTCAGAGCTAGAAGGAGTAAGTAAGCGAATAGAGGAGCTTAAGAAGCTAATTCAAGAAGAAGAGAGAAAGTAA